From a single Alloactinosynnema sp. L-07 genomic region:
- a CDS encoding magnesium and cobalt transport protein CorA, with product MPLSAVVDCAIYVEGKRLPGRLDPADAIAQVRETGEGFVWIGLFEPNIRQLGTMADAYGLHELAIEDAVTAQQRPKVERYGETLFTVLKTVSHVAHDSPTTTNEIVETGEIMVFLGHDFILTVRHRDHSGLADLREEMEAAPERLAAGPAAVLHAIADHIVDDYLAATEAFERDIDEVEALVFAPRSPIGAEQMYLMKREIVELRRAVAPLSQPLRVLARTDAALVPPEIRSYFRDVDDHLTTVIERIAGFDEILTTLLNATLAKITLQQNNDMRKITSWAAILAVPTMMAGVYGMNFDFMPELRWKFGYPMVIIVVLTACLILYRTFKRNGWL from the coding sequence GTGCCGTTGTCGGCGGTCGTGGATTGCGCGATCTACGTCGAAGGCAAACGCTTGCCCGGCCGCCTTGACCCGGCCGACGCGATCGCCCAGGTGCGCGAGACCGGCGAGGGATTTGTCTGGATCGGACTGTTCGAGCCGAACATCCGCCAGCTCGGGACCATGGCCGACGCCTACGGGCTGCACGAACTGGCCATCGAGGACGCCGTCACCGCCCAGCAGCGGCCCAAGGTCGAACGCTACGGCGAAACGCTGTTCACCGTGCTCAAGACCGTCAGCCACGTCGCCCACGATTCGCCGACAACGACCAACGAGATCGTCGAGACCGGCGAGATCATGGTGTTCCTCGGCCACGACTTCATCCTCACCGTGCGCCACCGCGACCACTCCGGCCTCGCCGACCTGCGTGAGGAGATGGAGGCCGCGCCCGAGCGCCTGGCCGCGGGCCCGGCCGCGGTGCTGCACGCCATCGCCGACCACATCGTCGACGACTACCTCGCCGCGACCGAGGCGTTCGAGCGCGACATCGATGAGGTCGAGGCGCTGGTGTTCGCCCCGCGCAGCCCGATCGGCGCTGAGCAGATGTATCTGATGAAGCGTGAGATCGTGGAGCTGCGCCGCGCGGTCGCGCCGCTGAGCCAGCCGCTGCGCGTGCTGGCCCGCACCGACGCGGCGCTGGTGCCCCCGGAGATCCGCTCGTACTTCCGCGACGTCGACGACCACCTCACCACGGTCATCGAACGCATCGCGGGCTTCGACGAGATCCTGACGACGCTGCTCAACGCCACCCTCGCCAAGATCACGCTGCAGCAGAACAACGACATGCGGAAGATCACCTCGTGGGCGGCGATCCTGGCCGTGCCGACGATGATGGCGGGCGTGTACGGGATGAACTTCGACTTCATGCCCGAACTCAGGTGGAAGTTCGGCTACCCGATGGTGATCATCGTCGTGCTCACCGCGTGCCTCATCCTCTACCGCACGTTCAAGCGCAACGGCTGGCTCTGA